CCAAATAATGGTCTGGAAACAATACAGTtttgaaatgataaaaaaaaacagcagTTTAGTTTGAGGGTTACTACTATTTTCAATATCAAAACTCTTAGTAATCAATTGAAATAGAAATCAATGCAGTACATACCTGATAATAAACTTGTCTTTGTGTGGGCACCAGGCCTGGCTTAAACATTACTGCTGCTTCAGGAACTTCCTTATAATCCTCCGAATATCTCGTTCCCTGGTTTTCGTGGACTATTTTCTTGTAATGATACTCTCCCCTTGTTGTAACCATAGAGCTGATGCCAGCTAAAACAAGCAAAATCTTGGATTagctaagtttaaaaaaaattaaacaaaactgtctgcaaataaattaagtttaatttagaTTTATTAGAAATAGCTTAGAGCTTTACAATCGCCTTAttagaataaaattataagtgtataagtacctactaaatttttataaaaaaaattcataattaCCCAAGCTCCTGACTCGAAAATCTAAGGTCTGGTAAATTCTAGAAGCTGGATCTTTTCGTGGGTCATATCCAAATCTCAGCCAAACCATTTTCCACGGACCTTTCCTAAGGTAGATTGCAAGACACGGCAGAATCAACTTTAATGATGTGGACCTGATTTTGGTCACATACTTGATCAAGTTGAAAGACCAGACTGGTCTCTCATCAAACAACTGcaataaaaaaacagtaaacaaAAGCATTTATAAAGATAGTCcagaagaaagaagaaacaAAAGAGAAATACTGGCAATCAAAAATATCAAGTGAAACttttcaccatcatttcagccacaggacatccactaaATATGGCCTAtatcctccaatgatttccagattttACATTCTTGGATGAAAAGCAGTATAACCTTTTTCACAGCTTCATACTCCTCTTCAAGCTGTGGATACTGAACAAGCCGTGCATCTTTCTGTTTGACATTTGCCTCATGAGGTTCTGTAGGCAGTTCATTTGTTAGACTGAAGACATAAGAGCTAAACTGTCCCTTTCTCTCTTGCCGTGTCCTATTGTGAACATTGTCATCTGCATCCACTGTGTCTGTCTTATCTGAGTAATATCTCTTATCTGTATAACCGTAGCTGTTAGGCTTATCAGTTCTTGTAAAATACGCTGGCAAGATGAATAATGGACTTGATTGACTGAAAAAGTTATGTAAAtgattaattattacataagaCTAAATAATTATGGTTCAAAAAACATTGAAGGTAGAATCAAGCTTATTAAATATAATGAACTTACTGTAGAAAATCAAAAGAATCAAGCCCTGATGGAATTATATTCTCCCTATGACATACCATGCCACCCTGTCCATCACTGTGTGCTGGCATGTATTGGAAGTCACACATATCTAAAAAAACATTCATGTTCGTTGTGTTagtgatatttttaaaaagattgtagtcatagattgtaatttacaaaatttctgAAATAATGATGTTTATGAAATTCTGTGTATTTTTACAATGAttcttttaaaatacatactttcAAATTTATAAATACTGCTCACTCGGCCCACTATAGTAGTCGAGAGaacttctttttttatttcttctcCACTTTTGGTCTTCTTGACTCGTACTTTTAGAAGTATACCAGCTGTTTTGCGGCATTCACCAAATATTCGCTTCACGAAAGGATTTTCCGGTTGGTAGCTGAGTCCTAATCGTTTTTTGGCAGTTTGTGAGTAGATCTGCAAATAAAtgcattatattttatgtaaatacatcagattatttaatgtaatttaggAAATACATAGGTTACAAACTACAAACTTGCCTGCGAAATCGTTCTAATTCCCCCCAAACATTCTATGGCTCTTGCATCATTTTTTACCACTCCAGGGAACAGCACACAAGTTAACTTTCGTTCTTGATCATTTATTTCAgccattatttataaataaggtatttaatattttatcacaATTCAAACAACAAACAACACATGTTCTTTGTTTTGACTTTTAAATGTCACTTTTGACAGTGACAGCACAAAGACAATAACTTATTTTCTTTCCTGGCTTTCGCGGTTTGCTTTTGGCCACAACGGAAACCATCACGTGGGGTCCTTCCGTTTTCTCATAGACTTGTTCCCACTtgttcagagccccgattacggtaatttttaacgtctccaatccagacacgcttctcgattctgcgatacgattggtcgttcaacagcgtacgtcagctgttttgaccaatcgtatcgcagaatcagaagcgcgtctggattggaaacgctaaaagttaccgtaatcggggctcagatcCTCACAAATGCACAGATGAGCACAAaagttcatttttattacatgcATTACTGTGTTCATCTACACTGTAGATTCTAGAGGCAGTACAGGCACTGAAATGAATATTGAGAACTGCTACCAGCGCAGAATCGGATAGTTTATTACTTGATCCTCGTACATACATAATCTTTCTACAATTTCTATGAACGAAATCTTGTTTATGGATGTTTTTgagaataatttattaaaacagaTAACATTTAGAGTTatagacattttatttttataaagttccATAATAATCGCTTGCTAGATTTCATACAGAAATGTATAGCGAATGAATGGAATTGGTATTTcataaaatcattaaaatttgtgGTTTTCAGTCCCACCAACTTACTTAATAGTCTagcggtcttattcataataaaatgctaatataggtttaaaacctacattagctaaaacgtttgataggcttaaaacactcttataaacctctgataaaaaacgttattcataatcgtttataaacctttgatagctaaaacagagtttaatattttctttccacagactatacaaaaagaatgaacgaaaacagcttttttggtgatttaacttgatggaccatgtaaaatcatagacaaatcgcagaaaaaaaaaacaaaaaattggcagctgtgacgttttacttactgacattgacatttggcacgaaaatttaataaagttttcggttttttcgatcaactcccaagttttatcaaacttttataaaacttgggattgtatgttctggattctgtacctcttaccctgtactctgcaataagctcttacgacgacccggctagttacatcggatactaattatgtccatgacgaaggagaacagaccgcctaaaaggcaacgatcagaaaactggttggaggaagataaggtagtacttatttttagcctgataaagtgcctactaatttttgtagcatggttttatttatgtttgacgcctagtgtttgcttttcagtatttgctgaaagagttggtgaaagaaagagtaaatgcaatcgaaaataaaaatacagacactaacacgaataaacggaaggttgcggcttgggctgatttacaaacaacgttggtacatcttttgatttctgccttcaatataaaattttgcctttacctgtaattcaaaatcctgtcatttctttttcaggtttaattcaatgtgcgctggtatgaaccgctccattacccagttaaaatcgcaatggagcctcataaaaatcagtgcgaagaaagacaagaccattgctaggcaggctcaaattaaaactggcggtggtccaccattatcagtgcctgacgatagggctgatgatatagcatcttggttgcccaatgaatttgtagtcgatgttaacagatttgactcggactcaaataaaagtgaattaattaacattcaagaggaggaatcaactcaaaatacgcaagatcaggaattgataaataatgaagaaatccaatatgaattggtggtacttgatgaagaaatagaagatacacatgcttgtactactagaggcatattggaagataatgaaaataaaaaagtagaggcaaaagaaaataaagcaaaacctaattttaaagcaccagcaatcaaaaaaaaaaggaaactgttaaacaaagaaggcttaattgatttaagcaaagttaggatttccgaaattgcagaaacagaatcaaaatgccggattgaactgcatgaagttcaaatggaaaacgaacggaagaaagggagaaacttggatcttgagcatcaattattacaggaaaaacttaaatattacactcacattaataaagaataataagtcttttgatgttaaagtttttcaagtactaacagattctaaataataagttagttcctcccttacttctgtttgtttttaatttgtattttatgcagttccaatccgcattttgattgtgtttctgcaatatatttagacggctatgaatatgtttactagtcataacttaataagagtttgagattactattaactagctgttgcccacgactccgcctgcgtagactactatttctgtaacctacaggatctgtgcatttttccaggataaaaagaagcctatatgttattcgagactatataatctatctgttttagcaatttatttgtttataagaattgaactgtgatttttagtaagtaagtttaataattgtacttaaattagtgatataaagtaaatacacatatgcctagtcacaaacattcgcctttataataatagtgtaaattatggttattttgttttaaatgtagaaggttgataacctccgaatagaaacgtttatacttaagcaatttctttgttttaaagaattgaactgtgatttttaataagtaagtttgttgaaactaattgtacttaaattagtgatataaagtaatttgttttgaatttttgcagaataattgcttttttaaagagaactacaggttttgtttttgtgatagtaacaaattggactgaaaattgaaatacaggtatttttcaatcaaatattctttttattttcattaagatgccaggaacagtatctgaaaaattaaaatacaacattttcatgaactcaaatgacattacataaaagtaaatcgttggaatttatcaaaatgtattttagtacc
This genomic interval from Ostrinia nubilalis chromosome 3, ilOstNubi1.1, whole genome shotgun sequence contains the following:
- the LOC135087674 gene encoding general transcription factor 3C polypeptide 5, with protein sequence MAEINDQERKLTCVLFPGVVKNDARAIECLGGIRTISQIYSQTAKKRLGLSYQPENPFVKRIFGECRKTAGILLKVRVKKTKSGEEIKKEVLSTTIVGRVSSIYKFENMCDFQYMPAHSDGQGGMVCHRENIIPSGLDSFDFLHQSSPLFILPAYFTRTDKPNSYGYTDKRYYSDKTDTVDADDNVHNRTRQERKGQFSSYVFSLTNELPTEPHEANVKQKDARLVQYPQLEEEYEAVKKLFDERPVWSFNLIKYVTKIRSTSLKLILPCLAIYLRKGPWKMVWLRFGYDPRKDPASRIYQTLDFRVRSLAGISSMVTTRGEYHYKKIVHENQGTRYSEDYKEVPEAAVMFKPGLVPTQRQVYYQYCDIKLPEVEEMLAAEPAPGYLCHQTRGWLPPNADQHCRDLIFRYVKQTLLSSHNADFKLEVNITSVLWRKAASRDVGSGAGARLPVPPDARLAASQRGPALPRPHIQICQADAAVFAQR